ATATACCAAAAGCTGCACAAAATCTACATTACTCAGGTTTTCGTCATTCATTTCATTTATAAAGTTGTCAAGAATACTTCGTAGAATAGTTGATTCAGAGGCCAAACTTACCTCCAGAACCAATGTGGTCACTATCACAGCACAAACATTTCCATCTATATTAACTTTACAGCGTCTAACATGCTCAAGCAATTGTTCCATGCGATCAGCTGTGCGGATAGATTCACCTTTAGGAGACCTCCAAAGTTTAAATGATCTATCCACCTCCTGTTAAATTCTAAAGATTTTATTCAGAAACGAAAAGTAAAGGCTTCTGTTGAAGTATGTATAAACATCAGAAGTCAACTGTACAACAATTAAGGAGATGCAAGATAATAGACTATACATagacttatttaaaaaatacaatctTTCATCATATTCTTGAAGATTATGCATAAAACAGTGTGTAAACAAATGTTTTTGAGACGTACTTGCAGACTCATACAAGGAGTGCAATTAACATGTATTTTTCTCAAGTATTATGCAATCCTCACAAAAAGGAAACAGGTTACATATAGCAAGGCTATTTTTTCTGATGATATTCAGAACTCCTGAGCCCAATTACTTATTAGACCTTTGGGAAACACAAATGTCCACAACTTCAAAGCATCAATCAACTACAGGGTTTAATATGCAACTGGTGATCAGAGATTAACTAATGGCCTTGTTTCAGACATAGGATGGCAAatgaagtataaaatttgtcACAAATGTAAATGTAAAACAAACCAATCTTCATCAGGTTATGTGGTAACAATTTATCAAGATGTTAATGTAAATGAATATTTCTTACCTCAACAAAAGATTTTGGGTCTGGGCAATTTTGTTGTTTGGATAATCTAAGTGTGCACTCTGCAGCTGCACGTCCATCTTGGAGTGCAACAGCCTTAAAGAATTCCAGTAAatattctctttctctcttcgaAAGTTCAGTAATCATGCCCACATCAAGGAAAATTACATGAGGCCTTGACTTCAACAGTGATATAGGTGACAATTTACTTTTTCCTTCTCGGACAAGAATATTTCCAGGATGCATGTCTGCATGGATAAAATTATCCATCTGAAAGAAGAGATATATCTAAGTGAAGacaattcataatttcattcaaatgATCATCAATATCtgtaagataataaattatcaaatacaACATATAACAGTAAGGAAAATGGAGAATTATTATGGATCTCTGTGATGCTCAAATGCCTTTACCCAAATgccttaaagaaaaaaaatgtcaacAAAACATTCATTCAAATGAAGACCAAGAATCTTCTCTAGCAAAATCCTCAAAGAATCCATCATGTATTCCTTGACAACTTCATTTATAGTCTTAAAAATTCCAAGCATATTACAACAATGAGTTTCAGAATGTTTCAGCGATGTTTGCTTCCTTTATATCTTGATCTTCcccttcatttatttttattttgatgaaaaacatATTCATATTATACTTATCAGATCAACGTAATCTAAAAGTAAAACTAAATGGTGGTAATTGGTTACCAGCACTATTGTGGTCACTGATAGATGGAGCTGTTCCTGAAGCCATAATGCTCTTCTCTCTAGTGGAAAgatcaaatatcaaattattgaTTACCACCCTCTCATTCAAATTTTACATTCTCAAACTCAGACAATACCAAAATCAACTAGAATAAATGTTAGGCACTAAAACATAGTATCATTCTATAATTTCATGAACTATCAACAAACAACTAAATCTGAAACAAAATTGGTCATGAAGTTATtgaggaaaataaaaagaaagaaattgcaAGGGGAATTCCAAATATTTTACCAAAAGCATCTTCAAAAGAGCATGTGTACCAATATGAGCAAGGGCACTTTTGAAATGTTCGTGTCCTTCAAGATGGTCAACGTAGTTCAAAACACTTTCACCCTGTTCAAAGGTTTCAACCAAAACAGAAGGGTGCACGAGGGGATACAGAGGCAATGGGAATGAAACATCTTTCCATCTCCGGAAATTATAGATAAACCGACTAAGATGGGCGGCTTCCCTTGAAAGATCAACTTGAGACATCATAAAGACGGCAAATTGCTGTATGCTTTCGTCTAATCTCAGCCACTTTAAATTTGGTACAAAAGACGAAATTTTGGCAACAAGATTAATAAGGACAAAATCCCTCCTAATTGCTTCAGAAACCCCTGGATGTCGGACCTTCACTGCTACATCAACAGGCTTGATTTGCTGACCAGGGAATTTGTATCTTAGTGTAGCTCGATGAACTTGAGCAATGCTACCTGAAGCTACTGGTTCCTCCTcaaacttttcaaatatttgatataatttgCGGCCAAATGCATTTTCAATACATTTTCTGCTATAGCTAAATTTATGTGACGGTGCTTTCGTTTGAAATTCTGCAAGTTCATCACAGAGATCCCTTGGAAAGAGGTCAGGTCTGCTTGCAGCCCATTGACCCCACTTGATGAACGCGGGGCCAGCTTTTTCAAGTGTAACACGAACAACATGAATCCATGTTTTTCTAAACTGAGTGCCAAAAGAGTCAACAAAAGGAGCCATAGCTATGCAAGGAGAGAACAAAATCACCAAATAGACAGCCCTGAGAAACAAGATGAAAACCTCAATGGCCGCAAAGAGAGCTGTGGTTAAATATACACGTCCATCTTGCGCATGCACATAAAACAAATCTCTTgttggaaagaattctgcttCTGCCCATTTTCCTTGTGTCCAAGCAAGCTCTCCTATTATGAAGGCAATCAAACCATGaacaaaaaaatttgatttgacCATAGCCAAACTTATCACACGGGCAATTTGACCTATTGGTGGCAGAGCTGGCCCTTGATGGAAACACATCCTGTTCCAAACAACTTGACAATGATGGTATTTTGCATTATTTGCAGGGAGGGTATACAAGTTCCTAGCCTTGCTACTCATAAACATATTAACCTTCGATTTAAATAACACGAAAACAGATTGTCTTGAGTGAACATGTCTATAGTGcgagaaaaaattgtattttgagTAAGGGGACCCCATTGGATGAAACACTTCGAAGCAGGTTGTCTTGTGAATAGCACGTGTAAACCGTCTAACATTTCGACAAGCAAGAAATCTGCACATTACATTGCATAGATATCATTCACATTatcaaactaattaaaataatttagccATTCATATGCTTATATTCAAGATTAATTCTCTGAAGCTCTCACTGGACGTGCCCACCAGCTTTGCACAAAAACAATTGTATCTATAAAGCAAGTGAACAATCAAAACTCGGAAATCTTCAggttttaaaattctaaaagaaaaaggaagattATTACATTTCGAAGTAAATTAGCTTTAGTAAAAATGGGAAACTTCTAAAGCAGAGTTTATCTGTTTCTCTGGAACCTTTCAATATAGATCCATGCAAACAAGCATTAAAAGAAGGGTGCCTTATAGCACCACTGAAAGAAAGATGCCCCACTTTGAAGTTACGGTGTTACCACTACCAATGAAGAAgtacagtaaaataaaacaaactgaAACATCAAACAAGAACATGCCTATGAGCATTGATATCTTTCGAAGGGAACAGATAAGATGAAGGGGTGGCACTACTGagaatattatgaattttatacgTTAAATGAAAGCATATAAATGTTGAAAACTCAAAGAGAGAGCGTTATTGAAGGTAAAAGGTGATGAACCTTGACATGGTGACGAGGGTTTCTGAAGAGTAAGGTGCAACGGTGCACACAACATCCTCGTCCTCGAACGGTGAGCCTTAAGCG
The Vigna angularis cultivar LongXiaoDou No.4 chromosome 5, ASM1680809v1, whole genome shotgun sequence genome window above contains:
- the LOC108338877 gene encoding uncharacterized protein LOC108338877 isoform X3, which codes for MLCAPLHLTLQKPSSPCQGELAWTQGKWAEAEFFPTRDLFYVHAQDGRVYLTTALFAAIEVFILFLRAVYLVILFSPCIAMAPFVDSFGTQFRKTWIHVVRVTLEKAGPAFIKWGQWAASRPDLFPRDLCDELAEFQTKAPSHKFSYSRKCIENAFGRKLYQIFEKFEEEPVASGSIAQVHRATLRYKFPGQQIKPVDVAVKVRHPGVSEAIRRDFVLINLVAKISSFVPNLKWLRLDESIQQFAVFMMSQVDLSREAAHLSRFIYNFRRWKDVSFPLPLYPLVHPSVLVETFEQGESVLNYVDHLEGHEHFKSALAHIGTHALLKMLLMDNFIHADMHPGNILVREGKSKLSPISLLKSRPHVIFLDVGMITELSKREREYLLEFFKAVALQDGRAAAECTLRLSKQQNCPDPKSFVEEVDRSFKLWRSPKGESIRTADRMEQLLEHVRRCKVNIDGNVCAVIVTTLVLEGWQRRLDPEYDVLNALQTLLFKADLAESLSNAIEGLVAP
- the LOC108338877 gene encoding uncharacterized protein LOC108338877 isoform X1, with product MSRFLACRNVRRFTRAIHKTTCFEVFHPMGSPYSKYNFFSHYRHVHSRQSVFVLFKSKVNMFMSSKARNLYTLPANNAKYHHCQVVWNRMCFHQGPALPPIGQIARVISLAMVKSNFFVHGLIAFIIGELAWTQGKWAEAEFFPTRDLFYVHAQDGRVYLTTALFAAIEVFILFLRAVYLVILFSPCIAMAPFVDSFGTQFRKTWIHVVRVTLEKAGPAFIKWGQWAASRPDLFPRDLCDELAEFQTKAPSHKFSYSRKCIENAFGRKLYQIFEKFEEEPVASGSIAQVHRATLRYKFPGQQIKPVDVAVKVRHPGVSEAIRRDFVLINLVAKISSFVPNLKWLRLDESIQQFAVFMMSQVDLSREAAHLSRFIYNFRRWKDVSFPLPLYPLVHPSVLVETFEQGESVLNYVDHLEGHEHFKSALAHIGTHALLKMLLMDNFIHADMHPGNILVREGKSKLSPISLLKSRPHVIFLDVGMITELSKREREYLLEFFKAVALQDGRAAAECTLRLSKQQNCPDPKSFVEEVDRSFKLWRSPKGESIRTADRMEQLLEHVRRCKVNIDGNVCAVIVTTLVLEGWQRRLDPEYDVLNALQTLLFKADLAESLSNAIEGLVAP
- the LOC108338877 gene encoding uncharacterized protein LOC108338877 isoform X2 — protein: MSRFLACRNVRRFTRAIHKTTCFEVFHPMGSPYSKYNFFSHYRHVHSRQSVFVLFKSKVNMFMSSKARNLYTLPANNAKYHHCQVVWNRMCFHQGPALPPIGQIARVISLAMVKSNFFVHGLIAFIIGELAWTQGKWAEAEFFPTRDLFYVHAQDGRVYLTTALFAAIEVFILFLRAVYLVILFSPCIAMAPFVDSFGTQFRKTWIHVVRVTLEKAGPAFIKWGQWAASRPDLFPRDLCDELAEFQTKAPSHKFSYSRKCIENAFGRKLYQIFEKFEEEPVASGSIAQVHRATLRYKFPGQQIKPVDVAVKVRHPGVSEAIRRDFVLINLVAKISSFVPNLKWLRLDESIQQFAVFMMSQVDLSREAAHLSRFIYNFRRWKDVSFPLPLYPLVHPSVLVETFEQGESVLNYVDHLEGHEHFKSALAHIGTHALLKMLLMDNFIHADMHPGNILVREGKSKLSPISLLKSRPHVIFLDVGMITELSKREREYLLEFFKAVALQDGRAAAECTLRLSKQQNCPDPKSFVENLTGGG